The Prochlorococcus marinus XMU1404 region AATCTTAAGAGATCATCTCCTGAAAAGTTATATCCCAAGCGTTGACCTATTAGTGCTATATCATCCGCTGTGGAGGATGATGTAACCTGCTTTTTTAAGTCTTCATCAGATTGCATCTTAATTAAAAAATTTCTTATTTCAGAAAAACTCATTACTAGAATTTGATTAATTGATTTTAAAAAATTTATAAAAATCTGTTTCTTATTAAGAACAAGATAAATTGATAATCATTATAATATGCCTATGAATTACTTATTCCT contains the following coding sequences:
- a CDS encoding Nif11-like leader peptide family natural product precursor; its protein translation is MSFSEIRNFLIKMQSDEDLKKQVTSSSTADDIALIGQRLGYNFSGDDLLRFNGQKVDKVTVRKMDHPGEYH